The Ignavibacteriales bacterium genome has a window encoding:
- a CDS encoding P-II family nitrogen regulator translates to MKKIEAIIRPHKLEDIREALLEAGIHGMTVSEVQGYGRQKGHTESYRGSEYKIEFQPKVKLEVVVADQHLQNAISVIIKKGQTGSVGDGKIFIWTIDDAIRIRTEESGETAL, encoded by the coding sequence ATGAAAAAAATTGAAGCAATTATCCGGCCACATAAGCTGGAAGATATACGTGAAGCACTCTTGGAGGCCGGCATCCATGGAATGACAGTTTCAGAGGTACAAGGGTACGGTAGACAAAAAGGGCATACGGAATCCTATCGTGGCTCCGAATATAAAATTGAATTCCAACCCAAGGTAAAACTGGAGGTCGTCGTGGCAGACCAACATTTGCAAAATGCGATTTCTGTCATCATTAAAAAAGGGCAAACCGGATCGGTGGGAGATGGTAAAATATTCATTTGGACCATCGATGATGCAATTCGCATACGAACAGAAGAATCAGGTGAAACAGCGTTATAG
- a CDS encoding biopolymer transporter ExbD — protein MPKHKKKRLGTRIDMTPMVDVAMLLLTFFMLTTQFKPPEDVDVIIPASHSEFKLPESHIMMVYVTKDGKIWLGVDSQGLMERLFGVQNKYRKSVEVDKNTLGNLLITARINDPKLRTVIKGDKNAPYGPMEDVMDVLVKAKITRFNLVTDLDKGA, from the coding sequence ATGCCAAAACATAAAAAGAAAAGACTCGGCACTCGCATCGACATGACACCAATGGTGGACGTAGCAATGCTCTTGCTGACGTTCTTCATGTTGACGACGCAGTTTAAACCGCCCGAGGATGTCGATGTTATCATTCCGGCGTCGCATTCGGAATTCAAACTGCCGGAATCGCACATCATGATGGTGTATGTGACCAAAGACGGCAAGATCTGGCTGGGTGTTGATTCACAAGGTCTGATGGAGCGGTTGTTTGGTGTGCAAAACAAATACAGAAAATCAGTCGAGGTGGATAAAAATACGCTCGGCAATTTACTCATTACAGCACGTATCAATGATCCAAAGCTTCGCACGGTCATTAAGGGTGATAAAAACGCACCCTATGGACCGATGGAAGATGTGATGGATGTTTTAGTGAAAGCGAAGATTACACGCTTTAATCTCGTCACAGATTTGGATAAAGGAGCATAA
- a CDS encoding amino acid permease, with protein MIEQISLECGVEKEQNKLSRRLGLTSAIMIVIGSVVGSGIFLTPSNVAAAVQIPGVMIFVWILSGLLTLAGAMTNAEIASQITDAGGQYVFFRVLYNDLIAFLYGWTTFIVYQTGSIAAIAVAFAKYFGFFVNLPHFSPSLEAWQLPLIGNIHPFADIGLKLMAISAIMVLAIINYFGVHFGGFVQNVFTFLKVAAIGGIVFLGFTFGKGSVEHFFPLWGSPSSGTLISAIGVAMIATLWSYDGWNSLTYLAGEVKEPKKTIPRALVIGTIAVIIIYAVTNLAYLYVLPIEEIAKSNLVAADVMERVFRGYGGAIISLCVMVSTFGTVNGTSMTTARVFFAMAKDKLFFSGFGKVHPKYKTPGRSLMIQGVWASLLTLTGTYDQLFTYVIFAGWIFFALGAFAVFIIRKKMPDANRAFRVPGYPYVPIAFIVVATWFVVNTLLVQTADSLVGLLLLIVGIPFYLYWKQQMNQEVLMRKQ; from the coding sequence GTGATCGAACAGATATCTCTTGAATGTGGAGTGGAGAAGGAACAGAATAAACTCTCTCGCCGCTTGGGACTGACTTCGGCGATTATGATCGTCATTGGGTCGGTCGTTGGTTCGGGAATTTTTCTCACTCCATCCAATGTTGCAGCGGCAGTTCAGATCCCCGGTGTGATGATCTTTGTCTGGATTCTGAGCGGACTCCTGACGCTTGCCGGCGCCATGACCAATGCAGAAATTGCCAGTCAGATTACTGATGCCGGTGGTCAGTACGTCTTTTTCCGGGTTCTCTATAATGATCTTATTGCGTTTCTCTACGGTTGGACTACTTTCATTGTGTACCAAACTGGGTCAATAGCCGCTATTGCGGTTGCGTTTGCGAAATATTTTGGTTTCTTCGTCAACCTTCCTCATTTTTCTCCATCGCTTGAAGCATGGCAGCTCCCGCTGATAGGGAATATCCATCCTTTTGCAGATATCGGATTAAAGCTCATGGCGATATCGGCCATCATGGTTCTTGCGATCATCAATTACTTTGGCGTGCACTTTGGCGGGTTTGTGCAGAATGTATTCACCTTTCTGAAAGTGGCGGCTATCGGCGGTATTGTGTTTCTGGGATTTACGTTCGGGAAGGGGAGCGTAGAACATTTCTTTCCGCTGTGGGGCAGTCCTTCTTCAGGTACTCTGATCTCAGCGATTGGTGTTGCAATGATTGCAACGCTTTGGTCATATGACGGCTGGAACAGTCTCACGTATCTTGCCGGAGAAGTGAAAGAACCCAAGAAAACTATTCCGCGAGCTTTGGTCATTGGAACGATTGCCGTTATCATTATTTATGCAGTCACAAACTTAGCGTATCTCTATGTCCTTCCAATCGAAGAGATTGCAAAATCAAATTTGGTTGCGGCAGATGTGATGGAAAGGGTCTTTCGCGGGTATGGCGGTGCGATCATTTCGTTGTGTGTGATGGTCTCGACATTCGGAACGGTGAACGGAACATCGATGACGACGGCACGCGTCTTTTTTGCGATGGCAAAAGATAAGCTCTTCTTTTCTGGATTCGGCAAAGTTCATCCGAAATATAAAACCCCGGGCAGATCACTCATGATCCAGGGCGTGTGGGCCTCGCTTCTGACATTGACTGGAACGTACGATCAGTTGTTTACGTACGTGATCTTTGCAGGTTGGATATTCTTCGCGCTTGGTGCTTTTGCAGTATTCATTATACGAAAAAAGATGCCAGACGCAAATCGAGCTTTCCGTGTGCCGGGTTACCCGTATGTTCCAATCGCATTCATCGTTGTTGCAACATGGTTTGTGGTGAATACCCTGTTGGTGCAGACTGCCGATTCATTAGTAGGTCTCCTCTTGCTTATTGTAGGAATTCCTTTCTATCTTTATTGGAAACAACAAATGAATCAAGAAGTTCTTATGAGAAAGCAATGA
- a CDS encoding universal stress protein, protein MDLDGSSASLPHSGVKEYATSRPRVLGWLRSAAILDGDWGTSVAYVMGLGFALAGYSSFWHLCFMMALTTLVAVNYITICRLYPHGGGVYSSVYHRSQLLAVFGALLLAADYVVTMALSILDACHYLGLENPALWAIIIIGILGTINWYGPKHSGGLALLISAFTLATLATIIFSSAGTAVQQATIVKPEGGLFHNWGIFIGFILSLSGIEAISNMTGLMKDPARDSRRAILSVLAKVIIANLLLGLAMHAIHGLNPGDHKEDMLRFLGEHYVGAWFGWFVAFSLGTLLISAGNTALNGLISIQFLMSIDKELPFSLRKLNRHGVPIIPLVVTTILPITVLLVFQDVETLSHLYAIGLVGAMVINLGSTATDKSVSMKPYVKILMMVSAAVLLLIEISIAVKKHEATIFAGLILLLGFAARQFVKWRLAAKQIPAEVVQTLSVPTRKRRRTSIPSTKYLLALKDVNDKLLKFALDEAKQRGALLFVLRVKEIAVGALPERIEMKVNGEEEHIETICSASGIDYQIISIPSYEVGYTIAEQAATFGVDRVIMGATKRSVLESVLRGSVMRSLSALLPEEVQLIIFGG, encoded by the coding sequence TTGGATCTTGATGGTTCTAGTGCTTCACTCCCGCACTCGGGAGTGAAGGAATATGCTACCAGCCGGCCGCGTGTTCTCGGGTGGCTCCGCAGTGCAGCAATTCTCGATGGTGACTGGGGTACAAGTGTAGCTTACGTCATGGGACTTGGATTCGCTCTTGCGGGCTATTCAAGCTTCTGGCATCTCTGTTTTATGATGGCGTTAACCACTCTCGTTGCCGTCAATTATATTACGATCTGTCGTCTCTATCCTCACGGCGGCGGAGTCTATAGTTCAGTATATCATCGCTCTCAATTACTTGCCGTTTTCGGTGCATTACTTCTGGCAGCAGACTATGTTGTTACCATGGCTTTATCTATACTGGATGCCTGCCATTATTTAGGTCTCGAAAATCCGGCGTTATGGGCAATAATTATTATCGGCATTCTTGGCACCATTAATTGGTACGGTCCAAAACACTCGGGTGGTTTGGCTCTCTTGATTTCCGCGTTTACACTTGCCACATTAGCAACAATAATATTTTCTTCTGCAGGGACTGCAGTCCAACAAGCGACTATTGTCAAGCCAGAGGGAGGATTATTTCATAATTGGGGCATCTTTATTGGATTCATTCTGAGTCTTTCAGGCATAGAAGCAATTTCTAATATGACGGGTTTGATGAAAGACCCTGCCAGAGATTCGCGTCGCGCCATACTTTCTGTTCTCGCAAAAGTCATTATTGCTAATCTTCTCCTTGGACTTGCCATGCATGCAATCCATGGGTTGAATCCTGGTGATCACAAGGAAGACATGCTGCGTTTTCTTGGCGAGCATTATGTTGGCGCTTGGTTTGGGTGGTTTGTAGCTTTCTCTCTTGGCACACTTCTGATTTCGGCGGGTAACACGGCGCTCAATGGCCTGATATCCATTCAATTCTTGATGTCAATAGATAAAGAACTTCCCTTTTCACTGCGCAAACTGAATCGTCATGGCGTTCCTATTATTCCGCTGGTAGTAACGACGATTCTGCCTATTACAGTATTGCTCGTTTTTCAGGATGTAGAGACGCTCTCTCATCTTTATGCCATCGGATTAGTGGGAGCAATGGTCATCAATCTTGGTTCGACAGCGACAGATAAATCGGTCAGTATGAAGCCGTACGTAAAAATCTTGATGATGGTTTCAGCGGCGGTGCTCCTTTTAATCGAAATATCAATTGCTGTAAAAAAACACGAAGCAACGATTTTTGCCGGACTCATTTTATTGCTCGGCTTTGCTGCTCGCCAATTTGTAAAATGGAGATTAGCAGCCAAACAAATCCCTGCGGAGGTAGTGCAGACATTATCTGTACCGACGCGCAAACGTCGCCGAACATCTATTCCTTCTACGAAATATCTTCTTGCACTTAAGGATGTGAATGACAAGCTGTTGAAATTCGCTCTTGATGAAGCAAAGCAACGTGGTGCATTGCTCTTTGTGTTGCGCGTCAAGGAGATTGCAGTAGGTGCATTGCCGGAACGAATAGAAATGAAAGTGAATGGTGAAGAAGAACATATTGAAACTATTTGTTCAGCCTCAGGCATAGATTATCAGATTATTTCAATCCCGAGTTATGAAGTTGGATACACCATTGCCGAACAAGCCGCTACGTTTGGCGTTGATCGTGTCATTATGGGAGCGACCAAACGTAGTGTGTTGGAAAGCGTGCTCAGGGGCAGCGTGATGCGCTCTCTCAGCGCATTGCTGCCGGAAGAAGTACAGCTTATCATCTTCGGCGGATAA
- a CDS encoding tetratricopeptide repeat protein: MKRILLVVAVMMVAATTTVISQSLDRATDLMKQKKYGEAIVVCQTYLQSNSRDENGWLILAKAYEQAGSLDSAEIAAKKAVQLDDEMMEGYTVLGQIQLAKKNVQDAYATAKAGLKMTKRKQSKYPPLLVVLGQSLIALDSADAALVAAAEAKELDPQIAAAYEVMGDAYLKQKVTPMAISNYEKCLEIDSLQSGVLYKIANTYKNDRQYTTAAEWYVRILAQDPNNEAARLELAGLFYRAKQYTNCAKTLKEYFKNEKAPPKEIQSIFLEALYKSRQYKEAFEVAKTYIKLEPNSVLAYRALAYGNLIDKQYAQSIEAYKKIAAIDTMEFDDYRWLGTAYKQVKKDSLAVITWEEAIKDTTQAIALRSYLLGEIGSYYMNHKQYERAAEFFQKRFQIDTVAVGSIINYAQCMMQIDKFESASAALKKAIAQNPKYPPAYINLGFCYFQMKDFDAGSSAFETAIKVIDTAETKFRFELADAYRGIALALMLEKKSTPEESKKKWEDAVTSLKKSIKYKEDVGQSHLLLGQSYQNLNKKEDAIREYKRTLQLDPKNEAAKKGLKDLQPE, translated from the coding sequence ATGAAGCGTATCCTTTTAGTTGTTGCGGTTATGATGGTAGCTGCCACGACCACAGTCATCAGTCAGTCACTTGATAGAGCAACAGACCTGATGAAACAAAAAAAATATGGTGAGGCAATTGTTGTTTGTCAAACGTACCTTCAATCCAACTCGCGCGATGAGAATGGATGGCTAATTCTTGCAAAGGCATATGAACAAGCAGGAAGCCTCGATTCTGCGGAAATTGCTGCAAAGAAGGCAGTGCAGTTGGACGACGAGATGATGGAAGGATATACAGTTCTCGGGCAGATTCAACTTGCAAAGAAAAACGTACAAGACGCTTATGCTACAGCAAAAGCAGGGCTGAAGATGACGAAGCGAAAGCAGTCGAAGTATCCTCCTTTGCTTGTTGTCCTGGGACAGAGTCTCATTGCTTTAGATTCTGCTGATGCTGCGTTGGTCGCCGCCGCAGAAGCAAAGGAATTGGATCCACAGATTGCGGCAGCATACGAAGTGATGGGAGATGCTTATTTAAAGCAAAAAGTAACTCCCATGGCGATTAGTAATTATGAAAAGTGCTTAGAGATAGATTCGCTCCAATCCGGAGTATTGTATAAAATAGCCAATACATATAAGAATGACCGGCAATATACAACAGCGGCAGAATGGTATGTCCGTATTCTTGCCCAAGATCCAAATAATGAAGCAGCTCGTCTTGAACTTGCAGGATTATTCTATCGCGCAAAACAATATACAAATTGTGCAAAGACTCTCAAAGAATACTTTAAGAACGAGAAAGCTCCTCCTAAAGAAATCCAATCGATATTTTTAGAAGCGCTGTATAAAAGCAGGCAATATAAAGAAGCCTTCGAGGTAGCAAAAACATATATAAAACTCGAGCCAAATTCAGTTCTCGCGTATAGAGCCCTTGCCTATGGAAATCTTATCGATAAACAATATGCACAATCTATTGAGGCATATAAAAAAATTGCAGCCATTGATACCATGGAGTTTGATGATTATCGCTGGCTAGGAACTGCTTATAAACAAGTGAAAAAGGATTCTCTGGCGGTGATAACCTGGGAAGAAGCGATCAAAGATACGACACAGGCAATTGCACTGCGATCCTATTTGCTTGGTGAAATAGGGTCGTATTATATGAACCACAAACAATACGAGCGTGCTGCAGAATTTTTTCAAAAGCGTTTTCAGATCGACACAGTAGCTGTAGGATCTATCATTAATTACGCTCAGTGTATGATGCAGATCGATAAATTTGAATCAGCAAGTGCCGCCCTGAAAAAAGCAATTGCGCAGAATCCAAAATATCCGCCCGCTTATATTAACCTGGGCTTTTGTTATTTCCAGATGAAAGATTTTGATGCCGGGAGCAGCGCATTTGAAACGGCAATTAAGGTCATTGATACTGCAGAGACAAAGTTTCGCTTTGAACTTGCCGATGCCTATCGCGGGATTGCGTTGGCGTTAATGCTGGAAAAGAAATCGACGCCGGAAGAATCAAAAAAGAAATGGGAAGATGCCGTTACTTCCTTAAAGAAATCAATTAAGTACAAAGAAGATGTTGGTCAATCGCACCTTCTTCTTGGACAGAGCTATCAGAATTTGAATAAAAAGGAAGATGCTATAAGAGAATATAAACGGACGCTTCAGCTTGATCCGAAGAATGAAGCCGCTAAAAAAGGTTTGAAAGATCTGCAGCCAGAATAG
- a CDS encoding cold-shock protein produces MEEGTVKWFNGAKGFGFISRANGEDVFVHYKSIVGDGYKTLNDGDKVQFEVQTGPKGLQAVNVSKI; encoded by the coding sequence ATGGAAGAAGGAACAGTCAAGTGGTTCAACGGAGCTAAAGGCTTTGGATTTATTTCTCGCGCCAATGGCGAAGATGTGTTCGTCCATTACAAGTCGATCGTTGGTGATGGGTACAAGACCCTGAACGACGGCGACAAAGTGCAGTTCGAAGTCCAAACGGGTCCGAAGGGCCTGCAAGCAGTGAACGTTTCCAAAATATAA
- a CDS encoding TerC family protein — MIMHSILLWIGFNVFVLILLTIDLKVLNRKPHEISIKESLMWSAGWIALSLLFNVGVYFWFGRESALQFFTGYLIEKSLSIDNLFVFLLLFSYFKVPAKYQHKVLFWGILGALIMRGVLIVLGAALITRFHWLLYIFGLFLVVTGVKMSFQKEKKEVHPERNIVVRIFKKFFPVTAGYHEEKFFVKANGKHYGTLLLIVVIVIETTDLLFAVDSIPAIFAITQDSFIIYTSNVCAILGLRALYFALAGIMDLFYYLRHGLSIVLTFIGLKMLLMGYVNIPIGVALAVVGTVIAIAIAASVIRTRVQKNNSSQA; from the coding sequence ATGATAATGCATTCCATCCTTTTATGGATCGGGTTTAATGTTTTTGTTCTCATTCTCCTGACTATCGATTTGAAAGTGTTAAACCGCAAACCGCACGAGATTAGCATTAAAGAGTCTTTAATGTGGAGCGCAGGGTGGATTGCATTGTCGCTTCTTTTCAATGTTGGAGTATATTTTTGGTTTGGTCGCGAATCTGCACTGCAATTTTTTACGGGCTACTTGATTGAAAAATCTTTAAGTATTGATAATCTCTTCGTTTTTTTACTTCTTTTCTCCTACTTCAAGGTTCCAGCAAAATACCAGCATAAAGTTCTCTTCTGGGGAATTTTGGGTGCTCTGATCATGCGCGGCGTACTGATCGTTCTTGGTGCTGCGTTAATTACTCGTTTTCATTGGCTACTGTATATCTTCGGATTATTTCTGGTCGTTACCGGAGTCAAGATGTCGTTTCAAAAGGAAAAAAAGGAAGTGCATCCGGAACGTAATATTGTTGTTCGAATTTTTAAAAAATTCTTTCCTGTTACGGCTGGTTACCACGAAGAAAAGTTTTTTGTGAAAGCGAACGGAAAACACTATGGCACACTTCTTCTCATCGTTGTAATAGTAATAGAAACAACGGATTTGCTCTTTGCTGTTGATTCAATTCCCGCAATATTTGCCATCACGCAAGATTCGTTTATTATCTATACATCTAACGTGTGTGCCATCCTCGGGCTGAGGGCTCTCTATTTTGCACTTGCCGGTATTATGGATCTGTTCTACTACCTTCGGCATGGATTATCGATTGTCTTGACCTTCATAGGATTGAAGATGCTGCTCATGGGATATGTGAATATTCCGATCGGAGTGGCATTGGCGGTAGTGGGAACCGTTATAGCAATTGCAATTGCTGCTTCGGTTATTCGGACAAGAGTTCAAAAGAACAATTCGTCACAGGCATGA
- a CDS encoding MotA/TolQ/ExbB proton channel family protein, whose product MKTSTFNAIVIVLAFVFGWVIFEYFLPSFIKEGGVLVIGLIAIVIMLIAVVVERWLTLKKANGKGTLTVFLKSVQQAVNSGDIDAALAACDKQRGSCANVLRAGLEKYKMVIEEGDVKGQKELMESIQRSIEEATMLEVPMLEKNLSMMSTIASIGTMVGLLGTVIGMIRSFQAMGRAGAPDAVQLAIGISEALINTAGGLVAGIGGIVAYNFFVTKIDNFTYMIDEASYSIIQSLASRRPHKK is encoded by the coding sequence ATGAAGACTTCCACGTTCAATGCTATCGTTATCGTCCTCGCTTTCGTTTTTGGCTGGGTGATTTTCGAATACTTTTTACCATCCTTCATCAAGGAAGGCGGTGTACTTGTCATCGGTCTTATCGCAATTGTTATCATGCTGATCGCAGTAGTCGTTGAGCGTTGGCTCACATTGAAGAAAGCCAATGGCAAAGGCACGTTAACTGTGTTTTTAAAAAGCGTGCAACAGGCAGTGAATTCCGGCGATATCGATGCAGCGCTTGCCGCATGCGATAAACAGCGCGGCTCTTGCGCCAACGTTCTCCGCGCGGGCCTAGAAAAATACAAAATGGTGATAGAAGAAGGTGATGTGAAAGGACAAAAAGAATTAATGGAAAGTATTCAGCGCTCTATTGAAGAAGCAACGATGCTCGAAGTGCCAATGCTGGAAAAAAACCTATCGATGATGTCCACAATTGCTTCTATTGGAACGATGGTGGGATTGCTCGGAACAGTTATCGGGATGATTCGTTCATTCCAAGCAATGGGGCGAGCCGGCGCACCTGATGCAGTTCAACTCGCTATCGGTATTTCTGAAGCGCTTATCAACACTGCCGGCGGTCTTGTTGCTGGTATCGGCGGTATCGTTGCATATAACTTCTTTGTCACGAAAATCGATAACTTCACCTATATGATTGACGAAGCGAGCTATTCCATAATTCAATCCTTAGCATCACGCAGACCGCATAAGAAGTAA
- a CDS encoding P-II family nitrogen regulator: protein MVRSDKLDEFREAFLKSGIQKMTVTEVRDYGDSTAHTEIYRSIAFSIDTKARVKVEITVAQKKVPHAVSILKTKGQTGKGGEDKILISTVNDIS, encoded by the coding sequence ATTGTTCGTTCCGATAAACTTGATGAGTTTCGTGAAGCGTTTTTAAAATCAGGGATTCAAAAAATGACGGTTACGGAAGTTCGGGATTATGGAGACTCTACAGCGCATACTGAAATATATCGAAGCATTGCATTCTCAATAGATACAAAGGCTAGAGTGAAGGTAGAAATCACTGTTGCTCAAAAAAAAGTGCCTCATGCGGTTTCAATACTGAAGACAAAAGGGCAAACGGGAAAAGGAGGAGAAGATAAAATACTTATTTCGACGGTCAATGATATCAGTTAG
- a CDS encoding energy transducer TonB encodes MAQTIAVPVQYGAAELKTVAQKYMMWGLITGILICFSGVGTYHLAIWLNEDEEPVHMVRIMKYTDLGPPPSLTNQAAPAVAVSGPAVRPSIGVPVPVPDAEVSPEQTILSQTELSQQSAPAIDASSSSAGAAQIEQDLKIDEDAPPPDFVPYEKEPTVVKRVEPKYPDLALRAGLEGNVFVKVWVDKEGKVRKVVLLKSDAPIFEDAAIGAAKQWVFTPAVMQKGPVSVWVSIPFRFRLTGNK; translated from the coding sequence ATGGCGCAAACAATTGCAGTACCTGTCCAGTATGGTGCAGCCGAATTAAAAACGGTTGCTCAAAAATATATGATGTGGGGCCTTATAACAGGCATTCTCATCTGCTTCTCCGGTGTCGGCACATATCATCTAGCCATCTGGTTGAATGAAGATGAAGAACCTGTTCATATGGTCCGCATTATGAAATACACAGATCTTGGACCACCTCCATCGTTGACCAATCAAGCCGCACCTGCTGTTGCAGTTTCAGGTCCGGCAGTGAGGCCAAGTATTGGTGTTCCCGTTCCTGTGCCTGATGCAGAAGTCAGCCCAGAGCAGACCATTTTATCACAAACAGAATTGAGCCAGCAATCCGCACCTGCAATCGATGCAAGTTCGTCAAGTGCTGGTGCCGCTCAAATTGAACAAGATTTGAAGATTGATGAAGATGCTCCACCTCCAGATTTCGTTCCATACGAAAAGGAACCCACAGTTGTCAAGCGAGTTGAGCCGAAATATCCGGATCTCGCTTTACGCGCCGGCTTGGAAGGCAATGTGTTCGTAAAAGTATGGGTAGATAAAGAGGGAAAAGTACGTAAGGTTGTTCTTCTCAAGAGCGATGCTCCAATCTTTGAAGATGCTGCGATCGGAGCTGCGAAGCAATGGGTCTTTACTCCGGCAGTGATGCAGAAAGGTCCGGTCTCGGTTTGGGTTTCTATCCCGTTCCGGTTTAGACTGACGGGAAATAAATAA
- a CDS encoding biopolymer transporter ExbD, with protein sequence MAGAEVAESKSHSKGKKKKKRAGIHIDMTPMVDVAMLLLTFFMLTTVFNKPQTMELNLPPDDNVQVEVAASTLLTVRVEPSMAIYWSMGNEPTALKKITFKELRPLLIERLRSNPKLITLVQIDRESKYNDMVDIMDELNLANITKFSFAPMKDADKKLIAKVAG encoded by the coding sequence ATGGCCGGTGCAGAAGTTGCTGAATCAAAATCGCATTCAAAAGGGAAGAAGAAAAAGAAGCGCGCTGGTATTCACATCGACATGACGCCGATGGTTGACGTTGCCATGTTGCTGCTGACATTCTTCATGCTTACGACAGTCTTCAACAAGCCCCAAACGATGGAGTTGAATTTACCGCCGGATGACAATGTTCAGGTGGAAGTTGCAGCATCCACGCTTCTCACAGTACGCGTTGAGCCGAGTATGGCTATCTACTGGAGTATGGGTAATGAACCGACTGCGCTTAAAAAAATCACATTTAAAGAACTGCGTCCGCTGCTCATTGAAAGACTTCGCAGCAATCCAAAACTCATAACGCTGGTGCAGATCGATCGTGAATCAAAATATAACGATATGGTCGACATTATGGATGAGCTCAACCTCGCTAATATCACAAAATTCAGCTTTGCACCAATGAAAGATGCTGATAAAAAGTTGATAGCGAAAGTAGCAGGATAG
- a CDS encoding substrate-binding domain-containing protein: MKHTLLSILFIIIAVISGCKKQNETAPLSNRLLLTADPYLPLMQQEGEQYMSLYPQVKIEVRGATTREAIVSFLNDSVHTIVIDRQFNEEEKQVAQQASLRLVEYKIAEDGIAVIVHKQNPIPNITPESVHHIVTKTATEWTQIAESRWSGPIDFVLTGRNSGLYELLQKKIFAGSKPLEPNTVMDSQRDVIQYVSAHAQSVGFVAASLLTDQTIKVKMLPILAKSPEGDEREYLPGQQEIHESLYPFHYSLYLYNAEAKAAVGVGFSALVLSNVGQKIFQTAGLVPVTIPYRTIQLHAE, encoded by the coding sequence ATGAAGCATACACTTCTTTCCATACTCTTTATTATCATTGCAGTCATCAGCGGATGTAAAAAACAAAATGAGACAGCGCCATTAAGTAATCGCCTGTTGCTTACCGCTGATCCGTACTTACCGCTCATGCAACAAGAAGGTGAACAATACATGAGTCTCTATCCGCAGGTGAAAATTGAAGTGCGCGGCGCAACAACTCGTGAGGCAATCGTTTCATTTTTAAATGACAGCGTTCATACTATTGTGATTGATCGGCAGTTTAATGAAGAAGAAAAACAAGTTGCACAACAAGCTTCTCTTCGGCTTGTTGAGTATAAAATTGCCGAAGACGGCATTGCAGTCATCGTTCACAAGCAAAATCCAATTCCAAATATTACTCCAGAATCGGTACATCACATAGTCACAAAAACAGCAACAGAATGGACACAGATTGCTGAATCTCGATGGTCTGGGCCTATTGATTTTGTTCTGACCGGAAGAAACTCTGGGTTGTATGAATTACTTCAGAAAAAGATATTTGCCGGATCGAAACCGTTGGAACCAAATACAGTCATGGACAGTCAACGTGACGTGATTCAGTACGTAAGTGCACACGCGCAATCGGTTGGATTTGTAGCCGCATCGCTTCTGACGGATCAAACGATAAAAGTGAAGATGCTCCCAATCCTTGCAAAATCGCCAGAGGGCGACGAAAGAGAATATTTACCGGGTCAGCAAGAAATTCACGAATCGCTTTATCCATTCCATTATTCTTTGTATCTTTACAACGCGGAAGCCAAGGCGGCTGTTGGAGTTGGTTTTAGCGCATTAGTACTATCAAATGTTGGGCAAAAGATTTTTCAGACAGCAGGCTTAGTGCCTGTTACTATTCCATATCGGACTATTCAGTTACATGCGGAGTGA